The Prunus persica cultivar Lovell chromosome G8, Prunus_persica_NCBIv2, whole genome shotgun sequence genome includes a region encoding these proteins:
- the LOC18767940 gene encoding pentatricopeptide repeat-containing protein At2g15630, mitochondrial, translated as MKPHKLLNPQTLKPSKLRPIFLTNHAPSSAPFSSLTHPENPTDPPPITRHSLLKTIQSSQWHFIKHLSPNLSPSLISEALFELQKSPQLVLEFISNVDFHRLDIQTRCLAIAIVARQSSPQPALELLKQVVGSGIATIREVFNPLALSRDRLSVNSSIIFDLLLRACCEMKKADEAVDCFYLMVDKGFMPKTETCNDMLSLFLKLNQTERVWVLYAEMFRLKINSSVCTFNIMINVLCKEGKLKKANEFVGFMESSGTKPNVVTYNTVIHGFCSRGRVGRAQMIFNAMKGKGVEPDSYTYGSLISGMCKDRRLQEAVGLFNKMLEIGLLPSAVTYNTLIDGYCNEGDLDKAFSYRDEMVKKGIRPTVSTYNLLIHALFMEGRMVEAYEMVKEMEEKGVVSNGITYNILINGYCRSGNAKKAFSLLDEMLSKSIKPTKVTYTSLMYVLSKNKRMKEADDLFKKILTKGVLPDLVMFNALIDGHCANGNMERAFALLGEMDKMKVHPDEVTYNTLMQGRCRQGKVEEARQLLDQMKRRGIKPDHISYNTLISGYSKRGDLKDAFKVRDEMLSIGFNPTLLTYNALIQGLSKTQEGDLAEVLLKEMVSRGIKPDDSTYYSLIKGIGNVDEFVRKGDS; from the coding sequence ATGAAACCCCACAAACTCCTCAACCCTCAGACCCTAAAACCCTCCAAGCTCAGACCCATTTTCCTCACAAACCACGCTCCCTCCTCCGCACCTTTCTCTTCACTCACTCATCCAGAAAACCCCACAGACCCTCCACCAATAACCCGCCACTCTCTACTCAAAACCATCCAATCTTCTCAGtggcatttcatcaaacaccttTCGCCCAACCTTTCCCCCTCTCTAATCTCCGAGGCCCTCTTTGAACTCCAAAAAAGCCCTCAACTTGTCCTTGAATTCATCTCCAATGTCGACTTTCACCGCCTGGATATCCAAACCCGGTGCCTCGCCATCGCCATTGTGGCCCGCCAGTCTTCCCCACAACCCGCTTTAGAACTCTTGAAGCAAGTCGTTGGTAGTGGCATTGCTACAATCAGAGAGGTTTTCAATCCACTGGCACTCTCGCGGGATCGTTTGAGTGTAAATAGCAGCATCATTTTTGATTTGTTGCTAAGGGCTTGTTGTGAAATGAAGAAGGCCGACGAGGCTGTTGACTGCTTCTACTTGATGGTAGATAAAGGTTTTATGCCTAAGACTGAGACGTGCAATGACATGCTGAGTTTGTTCTTGAAATTGAACCAAACGGAGAGAGTGTGGGTTTTGTATGCTGAGATGTTTAGGTTGAAGATAAATTCGAGTGTTTGTACGTTTAACATAATGATTAATGTGTTGTGTAAAGAAGGGAAGCTGAAGAAGGCAAATGAGTTTGTTGGGTTTATGGAGAGTTCAGGCACTAAGCCTAATGTTGTAACTTACAATACGGTAATTCATGGGTTTTGTTCAAGAGGGAGAGTGGGAAGGGCTCAAATGATCTTTAATGCTATGAAAGGTAAAGGCGTTGAGCCGGATTCCTACACTTATGGTTCGCTTATTAGCGGGATGTGCAAGGATAGAAGACTTCAGGAAGCAGTGGGGCTTTTCAATAAAATGCTGGAAATTGGGCTACTTCCAAGTGCTGTGACTTACAACACCTTGATTGATGGTTATTGCAACGAAGGTGATCTGGACAAGGCTTTCAGTTATAGAGATGAGATGGTGAAGAAGGGTATAAGACCGACTGTGTCAACTTACAATTTGTTGATTCATGCATTGTTTATGGAAGGTAGGATGGTTGAAGCTTATGAGATGGTtaaagaaatggaagagaagGGAGTGGTTTCTAATGGAATTACATATAACATCCTAATTAACGGCTATTGCAGAAGTGGGAATGCAAAGAAAGCCTTTAGCCTTCTTGATGAAATGTTGAGTAAATCGATAAAGCCTACTAAGGTAACTTATACATCACTTATGTATGTTTTgagtaaaaacaaaagaatgaagGAGGCAGATGACTTGTTTAAGAAGATATTGACAAAGGGTGTTCTGCCGGACCTTGTGATGTTCAATGCCTTGATTGATGGCCACTGTGCTAACGGTAACATGGAGCGTGCATTTGCACTTTTGGGGGAGATGGATAAGATGAAGGTTCATCCGGATGAAGTGACTTACAATACTCTAATGCAAGGGCGTTGCAGGCAAGGGAAAGTTGAGGAAGCCCGTCAACTTCTGgaccagatgaagagaagggggATTAAACCTGATCACATTAGTTACAATACCCTAATTAGCGGTTATAGTAAAAGAGGTGATTTGAAGGATGCCTTTAAAGTTCGGGACGAGATGTTGAGCATAGGTTTCAATCCTACCCTTCTAACTTACAATGCCCTTATACAAGGTCTATCCAAAACCCAAGAAGGTGATCTTGCTGAAGTACTCCTTAAAGAAATGGTGAGCAGAGGGATCAAACCTGATGACAGCACATATTACTCTCTGATTAAGGGGATTGGGAATGTTGATGAATTTGTCAGGAAGGGTGATTCATGA
- the LOC18766429 gene encoding uncharacterized protein LOC18766429 — protein sequence MDLTTTWNLRASAVSLSPIVTRRSRTHLQRPSLSPPPKLSCQFWAYPFPFIPNKFPALHARNRNSEPEPLLKPTIIEEVSEDDDDDDDVILDDFEEDEVSMDDEGDDYYEEESAELYAGDGGGGGGISLAGVWWDNKALEIAEEVILSFDGDLKIYAFKTLPNFTIQVRIEKLSNRSGSPSMEDIEAFSRTYRARLDEAELAKSLPENLSLEVSSPGVERIVRVPHELDRFKDRPMYVKYFSETAETGVISENDGVFRLVSFDVETKCCVWGLADVRINREKAGKGRPLSKKQRQWQLNTPFDSLRLVRLYSDI from the exons ATGGACTTAACCACAACATGGAATTTGAGAGCCTCTGCAGTTTCATTGTCACCAATCGTCACTAGGAGAAGTAGAACCCACTTGCAGCGCCCTTCTCTCTCACCTCCTCCTAAGCTCTCTTGCCAATTCTGGGCTTACCCATTTCCCTTTATTCCAAACAAGTTCCCTGCACTTCACGCCCGCAATCGAAACTCAGAGCCTGAGCCACTTCTCAAACCAACCATTATCGAAGAAGTTTCAGaggacgacgacgacgacgacgacgttATCTTGGATGATTTCGAAGAAGATG AGGTATCAATGGATGATGAGGGTGATGATTACTACGAAGAAGAGTCTGCTGAACTCTAT GCTGGAGATGGAGGCGGAGGCGGTGGAATTTCTCTTGCTGGGGTATGGTGGGATAACAAAGCATTAGAAATAGCTGAAGAAGTTATTCTGTCCTTTGATGGTGACCTGAAAATATACGCGTTTAAAACGTTGCCAAATTTTACCATCCAAGTGCGCATTGAGAAGCTTTCGAATAG ATCTGGCTCCCCAAGTATGGAAGACATTGAAGCTTTTTCAAGAACCTATAGAGCACGACTGGATGAAGCAGAGCTTGCTAAATCACTTCCTGAGAATTTATCTCTGGAG GTGTCATCTCCAGGTGTTGAAAGGATAGTTCGGGTTCCACATGAGTTGGATCGGTTCAAAGATCGCCCTATGTATGTGAAATATTTCAGTGAGACGGCTGAAACTGGCGTAATTTCAGAAAATGATGGTGTTTTCAGGcttgtttcttttgatgtGGAAACAAAGTGTTGCGTTTGGGGTTTAGCAGACGTGAGGATTAATAGAGAAAAAGCAGGAAAAGGGAGACCACTTAGCAAAAAGCAGCGGCAGTGGCAATTGAACACACCCTTTGATTCGTTACGTTTAGTTCGGTTGTATTCTGATATCTGA